The genomic DNA GCCGCGCTCGCCCTCGAAGTAGAGGACGGTGTCCACCATGTGCTCGAGCACGCGCGGGCCCGCGATGGAGCCCTCCTTCGTCACGTGGCCCACGAGGAAGGTGGGCACGCCGCTGCGCTTGGCGAAGGCCATGAAGCGACCGGCCACCTCGCGCACCTGGGAGATGCTGCCCGGCGCGCTGCCCAGCTCCGGCAGGTACATGGTCTGGATGGAGTCCACCACCAGCGCCCGGGGCTTGAGTGACTCGGCCACCGTGAGCACCCGCTCCGCGTCCGTCTCCGCGAACAGGTGGATGGACTCGCCCTCCACCCGCAGGCGCTCGGCCCGCATCTTCGTCTGCCGCAGCGACTCCTCGCCCGACACGTACAGCACCGGTCCCGCCAGGCCCAACCGATCCAACGCCGCCAGGAGCAGCGTGGACTTGCCAATGCCCGGGTCTCCTCCGAGCAGCACCAGCGAGCCATCGACCACGCCCCCGCCCAGCACCCGATCGAACTCGGCGATGCCCGTATGCCGGCGCTGCTCCTGCTCGCCGCTCACCTCGCGCAGACGCACCGGCTTGGACGCCCCACCCGAGGCGCCCCAGGCCGGACGCTTCTCGTCCACCTTCGCCTCGGTCTCCTCGACCAGGGAACTCCATGCGCCGCAGTCCGGGCATTTGCCCAACCACTTCGCCGACTGGTACCCGCACGCCTGACACGCGTAATGCGTCTTCGCCTTCGCCATGGAAGCTGTTGTCTAGCGCACCCGTCCCACGTTTCCCCGGCTTTCGGTGGCGCCTGCGTGCGCGCTCGCCCGCTTTCCTCCGCCATGCTGGTGAGCGAGCGAGCGGGCATGGGCGCGGTCGCGAAACCGATGGGTCAAGTTGTGCGGAGGGGAGGGGGTCCCCAAGTTGCTTTCCACTGGGGCCGCACGGAGCGGTGCCCGATCTAGGAGAGCGAAGATGAGCATTCTCTGGTTCATCGTGGTGGGTCTGGTGGCGGGTCTGATCGCGCGAGCCCTGGTTCCGGGCCGTCAGTCCATGGGCATGATCGCGACGATGCTGCTGGGTATCGTGGGCTCCTTCGTGGGTGGCTTCATCGGCGCCCTCTTCTCGCCGGGCCGTAGCGTTCTCGACCTGCAGCCGTCCGGACTGATCATGTCCGTCATCGGAGCCATCGTGGTCCTATTCCTGGCGGGCTGGGCGGGGCGGGGCCGCCGCATCCACGCCTGATGCGAGGGACCTTGAGCGGGGGATGACCCCGGCAAGTCCCTGATTTCCGGAGCGCCCGGGGGTTGTCAACCCGGGCGTTTCGCGTGGTTGACAAGGTGAGGCCGTCTTCGCCACTTTGCGCGCTCCCCCGAGGAGCCCATGTCCGACGACGCCGCCTCATCCGATTCGTTTCACGGTCACGCCCACTTCGCCGTGCCGCCCGCCGGAGTCACCGTCCGCCATGACTGGACGCTGGCCGAGGTGCGCGCCCTCTACGCGCTGCCGCTGCTGGAGTTGGTCCACAAGGCGCAGACCGTCCATCGCGCGGTGTTCCAGGACAACAAGGTGCAGCTGTGCTCGCTCCTGTCCATCAAGACGGGCGGCTGCCCCGAGGACTGTGGCTATTGTCCGCAGGCGGCGCGCTACCACACGGGGGTGAAGGCGGAGAAGCTGATGCCCGTGCCGTCCGTGCTGGAGGCGGCCGCCCAGGCCCGTGCGGCGGGAGCCACGCGCTTCTGCATGGGCGCGGCCTGGCGCGAGGTGAAGGACGGGCCCCAGTTCGACAGCGTCCTGGAGATGGTCCGGGGCGTGAAGGCGCTCGGCATGGAGGCGTGCGCCACCCTGGGCATGCTCACCGAG from Melittangium boletus DSM 14713 includes the following:
- the radA gene encoding DNA repair protein RadA, translated to MAKAKTHYACQACGYQSAKWLGKCPDCGAWSSLVEETEAKVDEKRPAWGASGGASKPVRLREVSGEQEQRRHTGIAEFDRVLGGGVVDGSLVLLGGDPGIGKSTLLLAALDRLGLAGPVLYVSGEESLRQTKMRAERLRVEGESIHLFAETDAERVLTVAESLKPRALVVDSIQTMYLPELGSAPGSISQVREVAGRFMAFAKRSGVPTFLVGHVTKEGSIAGPRVLEHMVDTVLYFEGERGHPFRILRAHKNRFGSTNEIGVFEMKGAGLVEVADPSALFLAERPAGKAGSVVTCTLNGTRPLLVEVQALVAPTGYGTARRTAIGVDGNRVALLAAVLEKKEDIPLVGCDLFVNVAGGMQLSEPACDLAVCAALVSSLQNRPLEAQTLVLGEVGLAGEVRAVGQVEPRLAEAAKMGFQRAVIPKGSARRLEGSKLEVVGVETLSEALGAMFD
- a CDS encoding GlsB/YeaQ/YmgE family stress response membrane protein, whose product is MSILWFIVVGLVAGLIARALVPGRQSMGMIATMLLGIVGSFVGGFIGALFSPGRSVLDLQPSGLIMSVIGAIVVLFLAGWAGRGRRIHA